A portion of the Hydractinia symbiolongicarpus strain clone_291-10 chromosome 10, HSymV2.1, whole genome shotgun sequence genome contains these proteins:
- the LOC130612593 gene encoding protein SCAI-like isoform X1, whose protein sequence is MAEDDNVGKEFQCLLNRSQELFDGLRDMPRFGIKHWQIYFLKTFEVFTKLWKFQQDNRATLEKTVSLQRHQIGDIASKIGQLYYHYYLHTSDPKYLLEAKEFYSAIHKRSYFKQHTRNIDLVVKYLRYLARYYVVALLLKDYDLLGEITKRLEAQVNSLSSEDSSTKTDWSIVSKEAKLFSQVDYIVLVSDKDGGSVDINQRLEQEKCIKSSQRSMKLKNAIIIGACEKQVKFSELTVDMYRALQLIEYQPNFKIASKSHEREEISQCQNPSKHLLYKPSFSQIYAFLSAVFKDLAAESILLIYISGDSDNIEHVGDDKLMYSSGIVTTPSSDMGSMLKKLPKNMSNPCCFYPEDIIPFTRKPLFLIVDAVNSVAYQSIPNVFNQPLLCLMSPCKLPDTLQSKKHGSLFTLFLLDSLLAICKLCNITKLTEEVWIKAKKLVERIALQSVEILLQETNDQVDAFDKYMGDDFLRNIISNYLLCWMVLRLYKKSEGPSCLPSCTPTIPWNVLEHKVLYRQILDVFAQLGVRHLFYEVPELPPMRLT, encoded by the exons ATGGCGGAAGATGACAACGTGGGTAAAGAATTTCAATGTTTATTAAACAGGTCACAGGAGTTGTTTGATGGACTTAG GGATATGCCAAGATTTGGTATCAAACATTGGCAGATATATTTCTTGAAAACATTTGAAGTATTTACAAAA ttaTGGAAATTTCAACAAGACAACAG AGCAACTCTTGAAAAAACTGTAAGCTTACAGAGACATCAAATTGGTGATATAGCATCAAAGATTGGACAgttatattatcattatta TTTGCACACAAGTGATCCCAAGTATCTTCTGGAGGCAAAGGAATTTTATTCTGCTATCCACAAAAGATCGTATTTCAAACAACACACACGAAA CATTGATTTGGTAGTGAAGTATTTGCGATATCTTGCTCGATATTATGTTGTTGCATTATTATTGAAGGATTATGACTTGTTGGGTGAAATTACAAAG CGATTGGAAGCCCAAGTAAACAGTTTATCAAGTGAGGACTCTAGCACCAAAACTGATTGGAGTATCGTATCAAAAGAGGCTAAATTGTTTTCACAG GTAGATTACATTGTCTTAGTGTCTGACAAAGATGGTGGCAGTGTTGATATAAATCAAAGGCTTGAGCAAGAAAAG tgcaTAAAGTCAAGTCAGCGTTCCATGAAGTTGAAAAATGCTATTATTATTGGTGCATGCGAAAAACAG gtaaAGTTTAGTGAACTCACTGTTGATATGTATCGAGCATTACAGTTAATCGAATATcaaccaaattttaaaattgcatcAAAG TCTCATGAAAGAGAAGAGATTAGCCAATGTCAAAATCCCTCCAAGCATCTGTTATACAAACCTTCATTCAGCCAAATATACGCATTTTTATCTGCTGTTTTCAAA GACCTTGCTGCTGAATCCATATTACTCATTTatatatcaggtgacagtgatAATATTGAACATGTTGGTGATGATAAAT TAATGTATTCAAGTGGTATTGTAACAACTCCATCCAGTGACATGGGATCAATGTTGAAAAAATTACCCAAAAATATGTCTAATCCCTGTTG tttttatcCTGAAGATATTATTCCGTTCACACGCAAGCCATTATTTTTGATAGTTGATGCTGTCAATAGTGTGGCATACCAATCTATTCCTAATGTGTTTAACCAACCTCTGCTTTGTTTGATGTCTCCATGTAAACTGCCTGACACCTTGCAAA GTAAAAAACATGGTAGTTTGTTTACGTTGTTTCTGCTGGATTCGCTACTCGCTATTTGTAAACTTTGCAATATCACAAAACTTACTGAAGAAGTATGGATAAAAGCAAAGAAGTTGGTGGAGAGAATTGCTTTGCAAAGTGTTGAAATTTTGCTACAAGAAACGAATGACCAAG TTGATGCGTTTGACAAGTATATGGGAGATGactttttaagaaatataattTCAAATTATTTACTGTGTTGGATGGTGTTgagattatataaaaaatctgaG GGTCCTTCATGTCTGCCATCATGTACACCTACAATACCATGGAATGTATTGGAGCATAAAGTGCTGTATCGACAAATACTTGATGTTTTCGCACAACTTGGTGTACGTCATTTGTTTTATGAAGTGCCAGAATTGCCACCAATGCGTttgacttga
- the LOC130612593 gene encoding protein SCAI-like isoform X2, with amino-acid sequence MPRFGIKHWQIYFLKTFEVFTKLWKFQQDNRATLEKTVSLQRHQIGDIASKIGQLYYHYYLHTSDPKYLLEAKEFYSAIHKRSYFKQHTRNIDLVVKYLRYLARYYVVALLLKDYDLLGEITKRLEAQVNSLSSEDSSTKTDWSIVSKEAKLFSQVDYIVLVSDKDGGSVDINQRLEQEKCIKSSQRSMKLKNAIIIGACEKQVKFSELTVDMYRALQLIEYQPNFKIASKSHEREEISQCQNPSKHLLYKPSFSQIYAFLSAVFKDLAAESILLIYISGDSDNIEHVGDDKLMYSSGIVTTPSSDMGSMLKKLPKNMSNPCCFYPEDIIPFTRKPLFLIVDAVNSVAYQSIPNVFNQPLLCLMSPCKLPDTLQSKKHGSLFTLFLLDSLLAICKLCNITKLTEEVWIKAKKLVERIALQSVEILLQETNDQVDAFDKYMGDDFLRNIISNYLLCWMVLRLYKKSEGPSCLPSCTPTIPWNVLEHKVLYRQILDVFAQLGVRHLFYEVPELPPMRLT; translated from the exons ATGCCAAGATTTGGTATCAAACATTGGCAGATATATTTCTTGAAAACATTTGAAGTATTTACAAAA ttaTGGAAATTTCAACAAGACAACAG AGCAACTCTTGAAAAAACTGTAAGCTTACAGAGACATCAAATTGGTGATATAGCATCAAAGATTGGACAgttatattatcattatta TTTGCACACAAGTGATCCCAAGTATCTTCTGGAGGCAAAGGAATTTTATTCTGCTATCCACAAAAGATCGTATTTCAAACAACACACACGAAA CATTGATTTGGTAGTGAAGTATTTGCGATATCTTGCTCGATATTATGTTGTTGCATTATTATTGAAGGATTATGACTTGTTGGGTGAAATTACAAAG CGATTGGAAGCCCAAGTAAACAGTTTATCAAGTGAGGACTCTAGCACCAAAACTGATTGGAGTATCGTATCAAAAGAGGCTAAATTGTTTTCACAG GTAGATTACATTGTCTTAGTGTCTGACAAAGATGGTGGCAGTGTTGATATAAATCAAAGGCTTGAGCAAGAAAAG tgcaTAAAGTCAAGTCAGCGTTCCATGAAGTTGAAAAATGCTATTATTATTGGTGCATGCGAAAAACAG gtaaAGTTTAGTGAACTCACTGTTGATATGTATCGAGCATTACAGTTAATCGAATATcaaccaaattttaaaattgcatcAAAG TCTCATGAAAGAGAAGAGATTAGCCAATGTCAAAATCCCTCCAAGCATCTGTTATACAAACCTTCATTCAGCCAAATATACGCATTTTTATCTGCTGTTTTCAAA GACCTTGCTGCTGAATCCATATTACTCATTTatatatcaggtgacagtgatAATATTGAACATGTTGGTGATGATAAAT TAATGTATTCAAGTGGTATTGTAACAACTCCATCCAGTGACATGGGATCAATGTTGAAAAAATTACCCAAAAATATGTCTAATCCCTGTTG tttttatcCTGAAGATATTATTCCGTTCACACGCAAGCCATTATTTTTGATAGTTGATGCTGTCAATAGTGTGGCATACCAATCTATTCCTAATGTGTTTAACCAACCTCTGCTTTGTTTGATGTCTCCATGTAAACTGCCTGACACCTTGCAAA GTAAAAAACATGGTAGTTTGTTTACGTTGTTTCTGCTGGATTCGCTACTCGCTATTTGTAAACTTTGCAATATCACAAAACTTACTGAAGAAGTATGGATAAAAGCAAAGAAGTTGGTGGAGAGAATTGCTTTGCAAAGTGTTGAAATTTTGCTACAAGAAACGAATGACCAAG TTGATGCGTTTGACAAGTATATGGGAGATGactttttaagaaatataattTCAAATTATTTACTGTGTTGGATGGTGTTgagattatataaaaaatctgaG GGTCCTTCATGTCTGCCATCATGTACACCTACAATACCATGGAATGTATTGGAGCATAAAGTGCTGTATCGACAAATACTTGATGTTTTCGCACAACTTGGTGTACGTCATTTGTTTTATGAAGTGCCAGAATTGCCACCAATGCGTttgacttga